Proteins encoded in a region of the Synergistaceae bacterium genome:
- a CDS encoding ABC transporter substrate-binding protein gives MKKNVFVLAICCILACALYGEAEAKDRLIVADQYDATTMDPVAHNDVPSGRACLSVYDTLIFLDPETGEFKPGLAESWEFLSGAEFKMHLRKGVRFHNGEEMKADDVRFSLMRATTPAGARVAAYSKNIADVEVLDDYTVIIRLKAADYSFFPSLTHNWTSILNRKAVEAAGENYGMNPVGTGPFKFVSWQKGDRYVLERFDDYWGPKINFKTLEVRSIPEPTNRMIELETGGVDIAYPLAANDLRRVEEHERLDLIRQPQTSVHYLGFNFAKKPLDDVRVRRAISLALDTEGIDKVVWRGVGRVPRSLIPLPVRYSIDSEISPHAQDVETAKKLLAEAGVKGLKLQVWTNERKERIDMATIIQAQLQEVGIDVEIKILEWGALLKGLREKAHDLFIMGWVSSIPDPNFSVVGLLETGAGSNYFSCSDPKMDEFLAKGRSLPDSEERAAIYRDMQLYINEQTPMVYLHSDDALVGTQKYVKGFIAGAGDNHSFRKVRLETE, from the coding sequence GTGAAGAAGAACGTTTTTGTCCTGGCGATATGTTGTATTCTGGCTTGCGCTCTGTACGGTGAAGCGGAGGCGAAGGATCGGCTGATCGTGGCCGACCAGTACGACGCCACCACCATGGATCCTGTGGCGCATAACGATGTTCCCAGCGGCAGAGCCTGTCTGTCCGTCTACGATACGCTGATTTTTCTCGATCCCGAAACGGGGGAGTTCAAGCCCGGGCTGGCTGAATCCTGGGAGTTTCTCTCGGGGGCCGAGTTCAAAATGCACCTCCGGAAGGGCGTTCGCTTTCATAATGGGGAGGAGATGAAGGCCGACGACGTCCGTTTTTCTCTCATGAGAGCGACGACGCCGGCGGGGGCCAGAGTTGCGGCCTACTCCAAAAATATCGCGGATGTGGAAGTTCTGGACGATTACACCGTGATTATCCGTCTGAAAGCCGCCGATTACTCCTTCTTTCCCTCGCTTACCCACAACTGGACTTCCATCCTCAATCGAAAGGCCGTGGAGGCCGCGGGGGAAAACTACGGCATGAATCCCGTGGGAACGGGGCCTTTCAAATTTGTGAGCTGGCAAAAGGGCGACCGGTACGTTCTGGAACGCTTCGACGACTACTGGGGGCCGAAGATAAATTTCAAAACCCTGGAGGTTCGCTCCATTCCTGAGCCCACCAACCGCATGATCGAACTGGAGACCGGCGGCGTGGACATCGCCTATCCCCTCGCTGCCAACGACCTGCGGCGGGTGGAGGAGCATGAGCGGCTGGACCTCATCCGTCAGCCTCAGACCTCCGTCCACTATCTGGGGTTCAACTTCGCGAAGAAGCCTCTGGATGACGTTCGGGTGCGTCGGGCCATTTCTCTGGCTCTGGACACGGAGGGCATCGATAAGGTCGTCTGGCGCGGGGTCGGGCGGGTTCCGAGGTCTCTGATTCCCCTTCCGGTCCGTTATTCCATCGACTCTGAAATTTCCCCTCACGCGCAGGACGTGGAAACGGCGAAAAAACTGCTGGCCGAGGCGGGGGTAAAGGGCCTCAAACTTCAGGTCTGGACCAACGAGCGCAAGGAACGCATCGACATGGCGACGATCATTCAGGCCCAGCTTCAGGAGGTGGGAATCGACGTCGAAATCAAAATTCTGGAGTGGGGCGCGCTGTTGAAGGGACTTCGGGAAAAGGCCCACGATCTGTTTATCATGGGATGGGTGTCCTCCATTCCCGATCCCAACTTTTCGGTGGTGGGGCTTCTGGAAACGGGGGCCGGGTCCAACTATTTCTCCTGCAGCGATCCGAAAATGGACGAATTTCTGGCCAAAGGACGCAGTCTGCCCGACAGCGAAGAACGTGCGGCGATCTACAGGGACATGCAGCTCTACATCAACGAGCAGACGCCGATGGTCTACCTGCACAGTGACGACGCCCTTGTGGGAACTCAAAAATACGTGAAAGGCTTCATCGCGGGGGCGGGCGACAACCACTCCTTCCGGAAGGTCCGTCTGGAGACGGAATGA
- a CDS encoding DUF3488 and transglutaminase-like domain-containing protein: MPSRVSGFAPSGSGRSLKSLLNLTALACALLSFFMGQEVIEPVYAFSFLTVLGFAVFLEWKNLPHPPRLLVNLSTVAVLLTIFTHVRRTTVVESFMESVLLMTAIKMLEKKESRDYVQVAGLTLAAVIAYAMLSVEKTFILYCFGATFFCTLVLILSAWFSREPAARLTGGDLKQVCLRACALFGMMLPLSLLLFYAMPRTASPIFGIRGQYGTAATGFADELQLGDAAAIQNNNRLAFRAVMEPLPENRTPYWRGRVLDVFSERMWVAGRGRRERAPFIPESAEPRIAQEIFLEPGNRGFLFTLDQPVYVSGADVADLGDGVYAYTGRNAGRRLQYEVSSALSYRMKPLHSNFNRQRTLMLPPRFIPRLWLVVSDLTRGMTDEEKRTAILSYLSPPAFTYALEGLPSNPQNALEQFIFETKRGNCEYFASAMGVMLRMAGVPSRLVSGYRGGVYNDVGGYYIVQEDRAHVWVEAWDGEVSAWVRCDPTPVRDSMTEDMFGALAFYLDMMDYQWSKLVVNYNWEMQVDLLRGLREILRNPKASLTPTRDGMRRLGAALSVPAALLAGGVAVGMLFYFLRVLRSRRPEIVLLRRFLSGMKRQGYVRQESEGLETFLARVDDGKLRFLALPFVRRFEDVYFGGEPLDPEIRKAMRSQIAKIFRYRKS; this comes from the coding sequence ATGCCGTCTAGAGTTTCGGGTTTCGCGCCCTCCGGTTCCGGCCGTTCCCTGAAGAGCCTGCTGAACCTGACGGCCCTGGCCTGCGCTCTCTTGTCCTTTTTTATGGGTCAGGAAGTGATCGAACCGGTTTACGCGTTTTCTTTTCTGACGGTTCTTGGATTCGCCGTCTTTCTGGAGTGGAAAAATCTGCCCCACCCGCCGCGCCTTCTGGTGAACCTGTCCACCGTCGCCGTGCTTCTGACCATTTTTACCCATGTGCGCCGCACCACCGTCGTGGAGAGCTTCATGGAGTCGGTTCTTTTGATGACCGCCATCAAAATGCTGGAAAAAAAGGAGTCCCGGGACTACGTTCAGGTGGCGGGTCTGACTCTGGCGGCGGTGATCGCCTACGCCATGCTTTCCGTGGAAAAAACTTTCATTCTGTACTGTTTTGGAGCGACCTTCTTCTGCACGCTGGTCCTGATTCTGTCCGCCTGGTTTTCCAGGGAGCCCGCCGCCCGCCTGACAGGAGGGGATCTGAAGCAGGTGTGTCTGCGGGCCTGCGCTCTTTTCGGGATGATGCTGCCGCTGAGTTTGCTGCTTTTTTACGCGATGCCCCGAACAGCCAGCCCCATTTTCGGAATACGGGGACAATACGGCACGGCCGCCACGGGGTTCGCCGATGAGCTGCAGCTCGGTGACGCCGCCGCGATTCAGAACAACAACCGGCTCGCCTTCCGCGCCGTGATGGAGCCCCTTCCGGAGAACCGGACGCCCTACTGGCGGGGCAGGGTGCTGGACGTGTTCAGCGAGCGCATGTGGGTCGCGGGCCGGGGCCGTCGGGAGCGGGCGCCCTTCATTCCGGAATCCGCCGAGCCCCGCATCGCGCAGGAAATCTTTCTGGAGCCGGGCAATCGGGGTTTCCTTTTCACGCTGGACCAGCCCGTTTACGTTTCGGGCGCTGACGTCGCCGACCTGGGGGACGGAGTCTACGCCTACACGGGCCGGAACGCCGGGCGCAGACTTCAGTACGAGGTCAGTTCGGCCCTGTCCTACCGGATGAAGCCCCTTCACTCGAATTTCAACAGGCAGCGCACCCTCATGCTGCCTCCCCGGTTTATTCCGCGCCTGTGGCTGGTTGTGTCGGACCTGACCCGGGGGATGACCGACGAGGAAAAACGGACTGCCATCCTGAGCTACCTGTCGCCTCCGGCTTTCACCTACGCCCTGGAGGGTTTGCCCTCCAACCCTCAGAACGCCCTCGAACAGTTCATCTTCGAGACGAAGCGGGGAAACTGCGAGTATTTTGCCTCCGCCATGGGCGTCATGCTGCGGATGGCCGGAGTCCCCTCCCGCCTGGTGAGCGGATACAGAGGCGGCGTTTACAACGACGTGGGAGGCTACTACATCGTGCAGGAGGACAGGGCCCACGTCTGGGTGGAGGCCTGGGACGGCGAAGTGTCCGCGTGGGTGCGCTGCGACCCCACTCCCGTGAGAGACTCAATGACGGAGGACATGTTCGGCGCCCTGGCTTTTTACCTGGATATGATGGATTACCAGTGGTCGAAGCTGGTCGTGAACTACAACTGGGAGATGCAGGTGGACCTTCTGCGGGGCCTGAGAGAAATTCTGCGCAACCCGAAGGCCTCCCTGACCCCCACCAGAGACGGTATGCGCAGACTGGGGGCTGCTTTGTCCGTTCCCGCGGCGCTTTTGGCGGGGGGCGTCGCGGTGGGGATGCTCTTTTACTTTTTGCGTGTTTTACGGAGCCGGCGTCCCGAAATCGTGCTGCTGCGCCGTTTCCTGAGCGGAATGAAACGTCAGGGCTACGTCCGGCAGGAGAGCGAGGGGCTCGAAACGTTTCTGGCCCGGGTGGACGACGGAAAGCTCCGATTCCTGGCTCTGCCCTTCGTCCGTCGCTTCGAGGATGTCTACTTCGGCGGGGAACCCCTGGACCCGGAGATCCGAAAGGCCATGCGCTCTCAGATCGCGAAGATCTTCCGGTACAGAAAATCCTGA
- a CDS encoding DUF58 domain-containing protein translates to MSENRTWKDVIRVRRSGSIYIAISIVLGVIAVNSTNNLLYLATTVLLGYMLGSGIAGRRNIRSAKVSFTFPDEIYAQVPCPVSVHVRNDNRFVSLFLIEVSLYGKNVFFGSVPAGTVESRTLFVTFPARGRFEIDDECVRLSSVYPFNFFVRWWTTDCRDEVTVFPCPLRCEAESVFVREPESDGRDESVPVGETDVVGVRPYVEGDSMKRIHWKSSARTGKLKTRLYDGSSARSGRIIDLDRLLAGEAERGLSMAAWTIMESMKSGLAVGLCWRGRTILPVSDRPHKLDLLRRLALHAV, encoded by the coding sequence ATGAGCGAGAACCGAACCTGGAAGGACGTCATACGGGTGCGCCGCTCGGGGTCGATCTACATCGCGATCTCGATCGTTCTCGGCGTAATCGCGGTGAACAGCACGAACAACCTCCTCTATCTCGCCACCACCGTCCTGCTGGGGTACATGTTGGGGTCGGGAATTGCGGGAAGGCGCAACATTCGCAGCGCGAAGGTCTCCTTCACGTTTCCGGACGAAATTTACGCGCAGGTTCCCTGTCCCGTATCCGTTCACGTGCGCAACGACAATCGATTCGTCTCTCTTTTTCTCATTGAAGTTTCCCTTTATGGAAAAAACGTTTTCTTCGGGTCGGTGCCGGCGGGAACGGTCGAAAGCCGGACGCTTTTCGTCACCTTTCCCGCCCGGGGGCGCTTCGAGATCGACGACGAGTGCGTGCGGCTCTCCTCTGTCTACCCGTTCAACTTTTTCGTGCGCTGGTGGACGACCGACTGCAGGGACGAGGTGACGGTTTTTCCCTGCCCCCTGCGCTGCGAGGCCGAGTCCGTTTTTGTCCGGGAGCCGGAGTCCGACGGACGCGATGAAAGCGTGCCCGTGGGAGAGACGGACGTGGTGGGGGTGCGTCCCTACGTGGAAGGAGACTCCATGAAGCGCATTCACTGGAAGTCCTCCGCCCGGACGGGAAAGCTGAAAACCCGCCTTTACGACGGCTCCTCCGCCCGGAGCGGACGGATCATCGATCTGGACCGGCTGCTGGCCGGCGAGGCGGAACGCGGTCTTTCCATGGCGGCCTGGACCATCATGGAATCCATGAAGTCGGGGCTCGCCGTGGGCCTGTGCTGGCGGGGCCGGACCATTCTTCCGGTGTCGGACCGCCCTCACAAGCTCGACCTTTTGAGGAGGCTGGCTCTCCATGCCGTCTAG
- a CDS encoding MoxR family ATPase, with product MNVFNSVSGSSGFTFRVSNPRVQSAIDRLALVLNGKDEALIKVLACLFSNGHLLLEDLPGLGKTTLAIAVARLLGLNFGRIQCTNDLLPTDVTGLNIFKAEKGVFEFHPGPIFNNLVLVDEINRATPKTQSALLEAMGEEQSTVDGVTYRLPRPFFVVATQNPVEHSGTFPLPESQMDRFMMKVSIGYPSRDAEREILRVGSRKNELETLPALFSPEEILQIQKMIELEITVSDKILDYLLEVTAKTRDHPNIVAGISTRGAMSLLSLAKTAAWMQTRKYVLPEDIQVMAEDVLLHRIQLRQGSEAVKKEILRGIFQEVPTIA from the coding sequence ATGAATGTCTTCAACTCCGTGTCCGGTTCTTCCGGGTTCACGTTCAGAGTCTCCAATCCTCGGGTTCAGTCGGCCATCGACCGCCTGGCGCTGGTTTTGAATGGCAAGGACGAAGCTCTGATCAAGGTTTTGGCGTGTCTTTTTTCGAACGGGCACCTCCTGCTGGAGGACCTGCCCGGCCTTGGCAAAACCACGCTGGCCATCGCCGTGGCGCGTTTGCTGGGCCTGAATTTCGGGCGCATCCAGTGCACGAACGACCTTCTGCCCACGGACGTCACGGGCCTGAATATCTTCAAGGCGGAAAAGGGCGTTTTCGAGTTTCACCCGGGGCCGATATTCAACAACCTGGTGCTGGTGGACGAGATCAACCGTGCCACGCCCAAAACCCAGAGCGCCCTGCTGGAGGCGATGGGTGAGGAACAGTCCACCGTGGACGGCGTCACTTACCGGCTGCCCCGGCCTTTTTTCGTCGTCGCCACCCAGAATCCCGTGGAGCATTCCGGGACCTTTCCCCTGCCGGAGTCTCAGATGGACCGCTTCATGATGAAGGTTTCCATCGGCTACCCGTCCAGGGACGCCGAGCGTGAAATTCTGCGGGTCGGCAGCCGGAAAAACGAGCTGGAGACGCTTCCCGCCCTGTTCAGCCCGGAGGAAATTCTGCAAATACAGAAAATGATCGAGCTGGAAATCACGGTTTCCGACAAAATTCTGGACTACCTGCTGGAGGTGACCGCGAAGACCCGGGATCATCCCAATATCGTCGCGGGCATTTCGACCCGTGGGGCCATGTCCCTGCTTTCTCTGGCGAAAACGGCGGCCTGGATGCAGACCCGTAAATACGTGCTTCCGGAGGACATTCAGGTCATGGCGGAGGATGTTCTGCTCCATCGCATTCAGCTGCGTCAGGGGTCGGAGGCCGTCAAAAAAGAGATTCTGCGGGGAATTTTTCAGGAGGTGCCGACCATCGCATGA